Proteins from a genomic interval of Ruficoccus amylovorans:
- a CDS encoding phytoene desaturase family protein, giving the protein MKPRTVAVIGAGLGGLSAAIALKSKGYDVEIFEKNDRIGGKLNLLEKDGFTFDLGPSIFTLPQYFESLFARAGRQMCDYVQLEPVQPQWRNFFEDGTVLDLYQEPERMRKELAKLGGETDQHWQELQGFLDYGRKQYAITEAGYFDKGLDNLWEFIRFYGLFKIGSQIDYRRSMSDSIARFFTDPKLRSIFEYFIKYVGSSALDAPGYMNLMPIIQFDYGLWYVRGGMYELARGLERLLQELNIPVHLNAEIRRLHKAGKTVTSLELAGGERRAFDIVVSNMEVIPCYEHLLDEAPRFMRKLKKFQPACSGLVLHIGTDKVYPELAHHNFFYSENQHKHFQTVFQKHQLPEDPTLYVVAPTRTDPSKAPARCDNIKILPHIPPLDPSSGITHTDYLALRERMLDKMERCGLKDLRKHIITEDFMTPVDIERRYRSNRGSIYGVVTDWRLNRGFKAPKTSSRYRNLYFTGGSVNPGGGMPMVVLCGQKVADRVAAAHPLS; this is encoded by the coding sequence ATGAAACCACGGACAGTCGCAGTTATTGGAGCAGGACTTGGTGGACTATCTGCCGCAATCGCCCTCAAGTCAAAAGGTTACGACGTGGAAATATTCGAAAAGAATGACCGTATCGGGGGAAAACTCAACCTGCTGGAGAAAGATGGATTCACCTTTGATCTGGGACCGTCCATTTTCACGCTCCCGCAGTACTTCGAGTCTCTCTTCGCGCGGGCCGGACGACAGATGTGCGACTATGTGCAGTTGGAACCCGTTCAGCCGCAGTGGCGGAATTTCTTCGAAGATGGCACCGTGCTCGATCTCTATCAGGAGCCGGAGCGCATGCGCAAGGAACTGGCAAAACTCGGCGGTGAAACGGACCAACACTGGCAGGAACTGCAAGGCTTTCTCGACTACGGCAGGAAGCAATACGCGATCACAGAGGCCGGGTATTTCGACAAGGGCCTGGACAACCTGTGGGAGTTCATCCGCTTCTACGGTCTCTTCAAGATCGGATCACAGATTGACTACCGCCGCAGCATGAGCGACTCCATCGCGCGCTTTTTCACCGATCCGAAGCTGCGCAGCATTTTCGAGTACTTCATCAAGTACGTAGGCTCTTCGGCCCTCGACGCGCCCGGCTATATGAACCTCATGCCAATCATCCAGTTCGACTACGGCCTGTGGTATGTACGCGGCGGCATGTACGAACTGGCCCGCGGCCTGGAGCGACTCCTGCAGGAACTGAACATCCCCGTACACCTCAACGCCGAGATCCGCCGCCTGCACAAAGCAGGCAAGACCGTCACCTCCCTGGAACTGGCCGGAGGCGAGCGCCGCGCCTTCGACATCGTGGTCAGCAATATGGAAGTCATCCCTTGCTATGAGCACCTGCTGGATGAAGCGCCGCGCTTCATGCGCAAACTGAAAAAGTTTCAGCCCGCCTGCTCGGGGCTCGTCCTGCATATCGGCACGGACAAGGTATATCCCGAATTGGCGCACCACAACTTCTTCTACTCAGAGAATCAGCACAAGCACTTCCAAACCGTCTTTCAAAAGCATCAGCTCCCCGAAGACCCCACGCTCTACGTAGTCGCCCCTACCCGCACCGATCCATCCAAAGCACCTGCTCGTTGCGACAATATCAAGATCCTTCCGCACATCCCCCCTCTGGACCCGTCCTCGGGCATCACGCATACCGACTATCTGGCCCTGCGCGAGCGCATGCTCGACAAGATGGAGCGATGCGGCCTTAAAGACCTGCGCAAGCACATCATCACCGAGGACTTTATGACGCCCGTGGACATCGAGCGCCGCTACCGCTCCAACCGCGGCTCCATCTACGGGGTGGTCACGGACTGGCGCCTCAACCGCGGTTTCAAGGCCCCCAAGACCAGTTCACGGTACCGCAATCTCTACTTCACCGGCGGCAGCGTGAACCCCGGCGGCGGCATGCCTATGGTCGTGCTGTGCGGGCAAAAGGTCGCGGACAGAGTCGCCGCCGCCCACCCCCTGAGTTGA
- a CDS encoding glycosyltransferase, with product MLLAIPALALLLWPSLWLVLGRPRRVPATGAVEPDTDATDAGISVIIPARDEEDAIGRLLDSLHAQSIRPGEVIVVDDGSTDRTAAIAREKSATVLSGQELPAGWRGKPWACFQGARAATAPWLLFLDADTELEPGAMRKLAALTSDGQRVYSVCPYHAMSKPYEQLSAFFNLCMAAGAGAFGVGEGGALFGQCLLVSKANYTKVGGHETVKDRVLENLYLAEAFFRQDIDRTCYLGQGTIRMRMYPEGLRSLWRGWSKGFLSGASATAGLPLALCSAWITGAMTAMLALVLLLAVDASPSYTLATLLVYCLYAGQCAWSFRLLGTYSVWTSILYPVALLFYQVLFFAALITGRRAGTLWKGRHVH from the coding sequence ATGCTGCTCGCTATCCCCGCCCTTGCCCTGCTCCTGTGGCCCAGTCTCTGGCTGGTGCTGGGGCGCCCGCGTCGGGTCCCGGCGACAGGCGCCGTGGAGCCGGACACGGACGCAACGGACGCAGGAATCTCCGTCATCATCCCCGCCCGAGACGAGGAGGACGCCATCGGACGGCTGCTGGACTCGCTCCATGCGCAATCGATCCGCCCGGGCGAAGTGATCGTCGTGGACGACGGCTCGACTGACAGGACCGCCGCTATCGCGCGCGAAAAAAGCGCCACCGTCCTGAGCGGACAGGAACTCCCTGCGGGCTGGCGCGGCAAGCCTTGGGCCTGCTTCCAGGGAGCCCGTGCCGCCACCGCCCCCTGGCTGCTCTTTCTGGATGCGGATACCGAGCTGGAGCCGGGCGCCATGCGTAAGCTTGCCGCGCTTACGAGCGACGGGCAACGCGTCTACTCCGTCTGCCCGTACCACGCCATGAGTAAACCCTACGAACAGCTATCCGCTTTTTTCAACCTGTGCATGGCCGCCGGCGCGGGAGCGTTTGGTGTAGGCGAAGGGGGGGCGCTTTTCGGCCAGTGCCTGCTTGTATCCAAAGCCAACTACACCAAGGTGGGAGGCCACGAGACCGTCAAGGATCGCGTGCTGGAAAACCTTTACCTGGCCGAGGCGTTTTTCCGGCAAGACATTGATCGCACCTGCTACCTGGGCCAGGGTACGATCCGCATGCGCATGTATCCGGAGGGCCTGCGCTCCCTGTGGCGCGGATGGTCCAAGGGGTTTCTCTCCGGAGCATCCGCCACCGCCGGCCTGCCGCTCGCCCTGTGCTCGGCCTGGATTACCGGGGCGATGACGGCGATGCTGGCCCTGGTCCTGCTGCTGGCGGTGGATGCCTCGCCGTCCTACACCTTAGCCACCCTGCTCGTGTACTGCCTGTATGCCGGTCAGTGCGCCTGGAGCTTTCGCCTGTTGGGGACCTATTCGGTCTGGACCTC